The Candidatus Equadaptatus faecalis DNA segment GGAGATTTCAAGCTCCGTAAAATTCATCTGTACCTTGCCCGTTTTGCGCATCTCTTTCGCCGCTGTGACAAGATTTTCTTCATTCTGGTCGGCAGCCGGCGCCGGAAGAATACAAACTCCGGCAATCAGCAAAACTGCAAGCAGAACGGCAACAATTTTTTTCATACAGACATCTCCCCGTTATCCGCCGTTTGAAGGCAGAACAATTTTTATTTTTTTGTTCGTTATTTTGTTTTCAAGCTCAAGCTCGCGCCAGCTGAAATTCGCGTCAGGCTTAAGCTCTGTTGTTTTCCTGTTAAAATCAAGTTTCCCGAAATCTTCGGTAAAAAATTCCTTCGTCTTCTGTTCAGTTTTCCAGCTAAGGTTGTCTTCGCTGCCGTTTTCGCTGACTTCTCCGGTCATAACCTTCGCCCTCAGTTTTTCCGCCGCAAGCAGAAAATCTTCCTGCTCCTTAGCCGCACGCAGTCCGTTCTGCGCCATGACAACCAGTTTCAAAGAGGCTGTCGCCGTCAGAGAAAGCACCGCTACTGCCAGCATTACCTCAATCAGGCTAAAGCCGTGTGATTTTCCGTCAGCCATCAGTTCACGTCATATTTCAGGTTAAGCGTTGAGCCGCCCCGCTGTACGGCAACGTCAAAACGCGAGCCTGACATAAGCGAATTTATTGCGTTTGAAAGGTCTCCGAGATTTGAAATGTTCACCCCGTTGACCGCCTTTATAACGTCGCCCTCGGCAACGCCCGCCATTCCCAGCACGCTGTCGGAAGCAATTCTCTCAATCTTCATTCCGCCGCCGTCGGCAGGCGTCATCTTCATCTTGCCCACCTCGTCGTACGGATTGAGCAGCAGTTTGTCAAGAACCTCGCGCGGCATATAGCCGTCTTTGTCTTTATCAGCCTTGCGCACCGCCGAAAAATCAATTTTGCCTTCGCCCTGCTGTTTGCGGCTGACGGAAGCAGGCTGTCCGCTGCCGCCTACAAGCGAGATGTACAGGGCGCAGCTTTCCCCGTTATGCGAAAGCAGCACCTTGCCGTAGCTTACGTCTTCAAGTGTCCAGCCGCCTATTTCCTGATGCACTAAAATCAGCCTTGTTTCGCCGCCGTCGGAAATCCATGCGCCGACACGGGGAAGTGTGCCCTTAAGCACAAAGTTTTCAGCCGCGGACGCGGAATCTTCCTGCGGAGTGCGCAGCACGGAACCGAACATATTGCTCTTTGAAAGGCTGCCCCCGCCTGAAACCGCGGACGCAGAGACAGTTGACCTGCGGTTCGCGACGGAATTTGCAAGCTCAAGTTTTGCAGAAAGCGTCATCCTCTGCACTGCCGAAGCGGCAAGCAGGACAAAACAGTATGCCGCAAACAGCGAAAGCACAAGGAGA contains these protein-coding regions:
- a CDS encoding prepilin-type N-terminal cleavage/methylation domain-containing protein; translation: MADGKSHGFSLIEVMLAVAVLSLTATASLKLVVMAQNGLRAAKEQEDFLLAAEKLRAKVMTGEVSENGSEDNLSWKTEQKTKEFFTEDFGKLDFNRKTTELKPDANFSWRELELENKITNKKIKIVLPSNGG
- a CDS encoding PDZ domain-containing protein — encoded protein: MNFKSVLPKFGGAKPSDNKNKTEKRLYAAVLLVLSLFAAYCFVLLAASAVQRMTLSAKLELANSVANRRSTVSASAVSGGGSLSKSNMFGSVLRTPQEDSASAAENFVLKGTLPRVGAWISDGGETRLILVHQEIGGWTLEDVSYGKVLLSHNGESCALYISLVGGSGQPASVSRKQQGEGKIDFSAVRKADKDKDGYMPREVLDKLLLNPYDEVGKMKMTPADGGGMKIERIASDSVLGMAGVAEGDVIKAVNGVNISNLGDLSNAINSLMSGSRFDVAVQRGGSTLNLKYDVN